The Rhodopseudomonas palustris genome window below encodes:
- a CDS encoding glutathione S-transferase family protein produces the protein MYTLFHHPFCPQSRFVRLALGEHGLDLRLVEERSWERRTAFLALNPAGTTPVLVGEGYPPIPGADVIAEFLDETHGAGLRDRRLLPHSTAERIEVRRLMSWFNDKFFEEASGPLVTERIYKRFISEGDGGGPPAMDVIRAATANVRYHLAYIGWLARTRNFLAGDRMSFADLAAAAHLSAIDYLGDVPWIEDEAAKAWYARIKSRPSFRPLLSEWLAGVPASRTYVDLDF, from the coding sequence ATGTACACCCTTTTCCATCATCCGTTCTGCCCGCAGTCCCGGTTCGTCCGGCTCGCGCTCGGCGAACACGGTCTCGATCTGCGGCTGGTGGAAGAACGCTCATGGGAGCGGCGCACGGCTTTCCTCGCACTCAATCCGGCCGGGACCACACCTGTGCTGGTGGGCGAAGGCTATCCGCCGATTCCGGGCGCCGACGTCATCGCCGAGTTCCTCGACGAGACCCACGGCGCGGGCTTGCGTGATCGCCGGCTGCTGCCGCATTCGACCGCCGAGCGGATCGAGGTGCGGCGGCTGATGTCGTGGTTCAACGACAAGTTCTTCGAGGAGGCCAGCGGACCGCTGGTGACGGAGCGGATCTACAAGCGATTCATCAGCGAGGGCGATGGCGGCGGGCCGCCGGCGATGGATGTGATCCGCGCCGCGACCGCCAATGTGCGCTATCATCTCGCCTATATCGGCTGGCTGGCGCGGACCCGGAACTTTCTCGCCGGCGACCGCATGAGCTTCGCCGATCTGGCGGCGGCGGCGCATCTGTCGGCGATCGACTATCTGGGCGACGTGCCATGGATCGAGGACGAAGCGGCAAAGGCCTGGTACGCGCGCATCAAGTCGCGGCCGTCGTTCCGTCCGCTGTTGAGCGAGTGGCTGGCGGGGGTGCCGGCGTCGCGAACCTATGTGGATCTGGACTTCTGA
- a CDS encoding alpha/beta hydrolase — protein MTNTSSAPASDFITVGDGPAQRRIAVQARAGNGPGLFWLGGFNSDMTGTKAVALDQWAAERGRACVRFDYSGHGASSGAFAEGTISRWLEDSVAVFDHFCKGPQVVIGSSMGGWMALLLARELSRRGGASPATLAGLVLIAPAPDFTEALMWKGFSPDIRRQIETEGVWMRPSEYGEPYPITRALIEDGRNHLLLGGAISTGCPVRILQGKQDPDVPWTHAFALTERLPCEDVVLTLIQDGDHRLSRPQDIARMLAAVEEMG, from the coding sequence ATGACAAACACCTCCTCCGCTCCGGCTTCCGACTTCATCACCGTCGGCGACGGCCCGGCGCAGCGCCGGATCGCGGTGCAGGCGCGGGCCGGCAACGGCCCCGGGCTGTTCTGGCTCGGCGGCTTCAATTCGGACATGACCGGCACCAAGGCGGTGGCGCTCGACCAATGGGCCGCCGAACGCGGCCGCGCCTGCGTCCGGTTCGATTATTCCGGCCACGGCGCCTCCTCCGGCGCGTTCGCCGAGGGCACCATCAGCCGCTGGCTGGAGGACAGCGTCGCGGTGTTCGACCATTTCTGCAAAGGCCCGCAGGTGGTGATCGGCTCCTCGATGGGCGGCTGGATGGCGCTGCTGCTGGCGCGCGAACTGAGCCGCCGCGGCGGCGCGAGCCCTGCGACACTCGCCGGCCTGGTGCTGATCGCGCCGGCGCCGGATTTCACCGAAGCGCTGATGTGGAAGGGGTTTTCGCCCGATATCCGCCGGCAGATCGAGACCGAGGGGGTGTGGATGCGGCCGTCCGAGTATGGCGAGCCGTATCCGATCACGCGCGCGCTGATCGAGGACGGCCGCAACCACCTGCTGCTCGGCGGCGCGATCAGCACCGGCTGCCCGGTCCGCATCCTGCAGGGCAAGCAGGACCCCGACGTGCCCTGGACCCACGCCTTCGCGTTGACCGAGCGGCTGCCCTGCGAGGACGTCGTGCTGACCCTGATCCAGGACGGCGACCACCGGCTGTCGCGGCCCCAGGACATCGCAAGGATGCTGGCGGCGGTGGAGGAGATGGGGTGA
- a CDS encoding ABC transporter permease, which yields MRSLIDSLEFGHGIAWHRIEAMVLRYWYLLLSSWPRLLELVYWPALQIITWGFLQSYIAENAGFFARAGGTLIGAVILWDILFRGQLGFSISFLEEMWARNLGNLMMSPLKPIEFLISLMIMSLIRLAIGIVPMTLLAMIFFDFNLLGFGLPLIAFFCNLIFTSWALGIFVSGLVLRNGLGAESIVWSLMFGIMPLACVYYPVSVLPHWLQPIAWALPPTYVFEGMRALLMQHQFRADLMLWSLALNAVLFAASFVSFLVMLNGARRHGSLIQSGE from the coding sequence ATGCGCTCGCTGATCGACAGCCTCGAATTCGGCCACGGCATCGCCTGGCATCGCATCGAAGCCATGGTGCTGCGCTATTGGTACCTGCTGCTGTCGTCGTGGCCGCGACTGCTGGAACTGGTGTACTGGCCGGCGCTGCAGATCATCACCTGGGGCTTCCTGCAGAGCTACATCGCGGAGAATGCCGGGTTCTTCGCCCGCGCCGGCGGCACGCTGATCGGCGCGGTGATCCTGTGGGACATCCTGTTCCGCGGCCAGCTCGGCTTCTCGATCTCGTTTCTGGAAGAGATGTGGGCGCGCAATCTCGGCAACCTGATGATGAGTCCGCTTAAGCCGATCGAGTTTCTGATCTCGCTGATGATCATGAGCCTGATCCGGCTGGCGATCGGCATCGTGCCGATGACGTTGCTGGCGATGATCTTCTTCGACTTCAACCTGCTCGGCTTCGGCCTGCCGCTGATCGCGTTCTTCTGCAACCTGATCTTCACCAGTTGGGCGCTCGGCATCTTCGTCTCGGGCCTGGTGCTGCGCAACGGGCTCGGCGCCGAGAGCATCGTCTGGTCGCTGATGTTCGGCATCATGCCGCTGGCCTGCGTGTACTACCCGGTGTCGGTGCTGCCGCATTGGCTGCAGCCGATCGCCTGGGCGCTGCCGCCGACCTACGTGTTCGAGGGCATGCGGGCGCTGCTGATGCAGCATCAGTTCCGCGCCGACCTGATGCTGTGGTCGCTGGCGCTGAATGCAGTCCTGTTCGCAGCCTCCTTCGTGAGCTTCCTGGTGATGCTGAACGGAGCACGGCGGCACGGATCGTTAATTCAAAGCGGCGAATAG
- a CDS encoding ABC transporter ATP-binding protein gives MTAEPTPKQTSPVAEAPAAAIEVAHLVKVYKATRAVDDISFSVARGSITGLLGGNGAGKTTTIAMIMGLVLPTAGRIRVLGYDMPERRADVLGRINFESPYVDMPSRLTVRQNLRVFGKLYDVPDLPGRIAELAADLDLGEFLDRPSGKLSAGQKTRVALAKALINRPELLLLDEPTASLDPDTADWIRAHLETYCRQHRASILLASHNMLEVERLCDRVIIMKRGRIEDDDAPAAILARYNRATLEEVFLDVARGRARGGEDTR, from the coding sequence ATGACCGCCGAGCCCACTCCGAAACAGACATCGCCCGTCGCCGAAGCGCCCGCCGCGGCGATCGAGGTCGCGCATCTGGTCAAGGTCTACAAGGCGACGCGGGCGGTCGACGACATCTCGTTCAGCGTCGCGCGCGGCAGCATCACCGGGCTGCTCGGCGGCAACGGCGCCGGCAAGACCACCACGATCGCGATGATCATGGGGCTGGTGCTGCCGACCGCCGGCCGGATCCGGGTGCTCGGCTACGACATGCCGGAACGGCGCGCCGACGTGCTCGGCCGGATCAATTTCGAAAGCCCTTACGTCGACATGCCGTCACGGCTGACGGTGCGGCAGAATCTGCGGGTGTTCGGCAAGCTCTACGACGTGCCGGATCTGCCCGGCCGGATCGCCGAACTCGCCGCCGATCTCGACCTCGGCGAATTTCTCGACCGCCCCAGCGGCAAGCTCTCGGCCGGGCAGAAGACCCGCGTCGCGCTGGCGAAAGCGCTGATCAACCGGCCCGAGCTGCTGCTGCTCGACGAGCCGACCGCCTCGCTCGATCCCGACACCGCCGACTGGATCCGGGCGCATCTCGAGACCTATTGCCGGCAGCACCGCGCCTCGATCCTGCTCGCCTCGCACAACATGCTCGAGGTCGAGCGCTTGTGCGACCGCGTCATCATCATGAAGCGCGGGCGGATCGAGGACGACGACGCCCCGGCCGCGATCCTGGCGCGCTACAACCGCGCCACGCTCGAAGAGGTGTTCCTCGACGTCGCCCGCGGCCGCGCGCGGGGCGGGGAAGACACCCGATGA
- a CDS encoding SprT family zinc-dependent metalloprotease, translating into MICFRAGRFQWRRIWQTPGDLLLSGSAEMAFRALLYRRPTEPSTIPIRHGSQYFAVRIRRHRRATRYTLRIHPSAREAILTMPPRGTLADAKDFAQRHGAWIAARLGRLPKAAPFQPGTLVPLRGHDHKIVHRAGRGTVWTEVRDSGERIICVAGELDHIDRRVHDFLKREARHDLQKACDRYAPELGVKVTRLSIRDQSSRWGSCTSAGSLSFSWRLILAPAYVLDYLAAHEVAHLVEMNHSARFWRVVGKVCPHMERAKTWLDTHGNDLHRYGISD; encoded by the coding sequence ATGATTTGTTTTCGCGCCGGGCGCTTCCAATGGCGGCGGATATGGCAGACTCCAGGCGACCTCTTGTTGTCCGGATCTGCAGAAATGGCCTTCCGCGCACTTCTCTACCGGCGGCCCACCGAGCCGTCGACCATCCCCATCCGTCACGGATCGCAGTATTTCGCCGTTCGCATCAGGCGTCATCGCCGCGCGACGCGCTACACGCTGCGCATTCATCCGAGCGCTCGCGAAGCGATCCTGACGATGCCGCCGCGCGGCACGCTCGCCGACGCCAAGGATTTCGCACAGCGTCACGGCGCGTGGATCGCGGCGCGTCTCGGCCGTCTGCCGAAGGCGGCGCCGTTCCAGCCCGGCACGCTGGTGCCGCTGCGCGGCCACGACCACAAGATCGTTCACCGCGCCGGCCGCGGCACGGTGTGGACCGAAGTGCGCGACAGCGGCGAGCGCATCATCTGCGTCGCCGGCGAGCTCGACCACATCGACCGCCGCGTCCACGACTTTCTCAAGCGCGAGGCGCGCCACGACCTGCAGAAGGCCTGCGACCGCTACGCGCCCGAGCTCGGCGTCAAGGTGACGCGGCTGTCGATCCGCGACCAGTCGAGCCGCTGGGGCTCGTGCACCTCGGCGGGGTCGCTGTCGTTCTCGTGGCGGCTGATCCTGGCGCCGGCTTACGTGCTCGACTATCTCGCCGCGCACGAAGTCGCGCATCTGGTCGAGATGAACCACTCGGCCCGGTTCTGGCGCGTGGTCGGCAAGGTCTGTCCGCATATGGAGCGCGCCAAGACCTGGCTCGACACCCACGGCAACGATTTGCACCGCTACGGCATCAGCGACTGA
- a CDS encoding undecaprenyl-diphosphate phosphatase, translating into MLSDIIRAVILGVVEGVTEFLPVSSTGHLLLVGRFFNLGEGDFWKTFDVLIQLGAILAILALYFAKLWRIALGMFSDPAAQRFIIGVLVAFLPAAVIGAAAGSYIKLFLFNPWVVCFSLIVGGAILLWVDQLDLKPRHHDATTFPLLMYFYIGCAQCVAMIPGVSRSGASIVAAMLFGADKRAAAEFSFFLAIPTMVGAFVYDLYKSRGDLTTDHMTIVAVGFVVSFITAIIVVKTFLGYVTRHGFELFAWWRVIVGTLGLIALAMGR; encoded by the coding sequence ATGCTTTCCGATATCATCAGAGCCGTCATTCTCGGCGTGGTCGAGGGTGTCACCGAGTTCCTGCCGGTGTCGTCGACCGGCCATCTGCTGCTGGTGGGGCGATTCTTCAATCTCGGCGAGGGCGATTTCTGGAAGACCTTCGACGTCCTGATCCAGCTCGGGGCGATCCTCGCGATCCTGGCGCTTTATTTCGCCAAATTGTGGCGAATTGCGCTCGGGATGTTCTCCGATCCGGCGGCGCAGCGTTTCATCATCGGCGTGCTGGTCGCATTCCTGCCGGCGGCGGTGATCGGCGCTGCGGCCGGATCCTACATCAAGCTGTTTCTGTTCAATCCGTGGGTGGTGTGTTTCTCGCTGATCGTCGGCGGCGCGATCCTGCTGTGGGTCGATCAGCTCGACCTGAAACCGCGCCACCACGACGCCACGACGTTTCCGCTGTTGATGTATTTCTACATCGGATGCGCGCAATGCGTGGCGATGATCCCGGGCGTGTCGCGCTCCGGCGCGAGCATCGTCGCGGCGATGCTGTTCGGCGCCGACAAGCGCGCGGCGGCCGAGTTCTCGTTCTTCCTGGCGATCCCGACCATGGTGGGCGCCTTCGTTTACGATCTCTACAAGAGCCGCGGCGACCTGACGACCGACCATATGACCATCGTGGCGGTCGGCTTCGTGGTGTCGTTCATCACCGCGATCATCGTGGTGAAGACCTTCCTCGGCTACGTCACCCGCCACGGTTTCGAGCTGTTCGCGTGGTGGCGCGTCATCGTCGGCACGCTCGGCCTGATCGCACTGGCGATGGGCCGCTGA
- a CDS encoding polyhydroxyalkanoate depolymerase, whose amino-acid sequence MPVIGEFGRPPELPAEVSPAMTTPMYWFYELAHASLNPARAVSDATRLMFKNPMNPWSHTDLGKSIAAACEVFERTTRRYGKPEWGLDTTEVNGMRVPIEIHNVWEKPFCRLLYFERKLEHPLRHPQPRVLIVAPMSGHYATLLRGTVEAFLPTHEVYITDWTDARMVPVAAGRFDLDDYVDYVIEMLQTLGGNVHVVAVCQPSVPVLAAVSVMEANDDPFVPVSMTLMGGPIDTRRNPTAVNNLAAEKGIDWFRSHVITKVPFPHPGVMRDVYPGFLQLNGFISMNLDRHMDAHKNLFNHLVQGDGDLADKHREFYDEYLAVMDLTAEFYLQTVDVVFVKHALPKGEMTHRGKLVEPSKVKRVALMTVEGENDDISGIGQTEATHTLCSSIPDERRVHYVQKGVGHYGVFNGSRFRSEIVPRISDFMLSAANGARANAAE is encoded by the coding sequence ATGCCCGTGATTGGTGAATTTGGCCGTCCGCCGGAGCTGCCGGCCGAAGTCAGTCCGGCGATGACCACGCCGATGTACTGGTTCTACGAACTCGCTCACGCCTCGCTCAATCCGGCGCGGGCGGTGTCGGACGCGACGCGGCTGATGTTCAAGAACCCGATGAACCCGTGGAGTCACACCGACCTCGGCAAGTCGATCGCGGCGGCCTGCGAAGTATTCGAACGCACCACGCGCCGTTACGGCAAGCCCGAATGGGGCCTCGACACCACCGAGGTCAACGGCATGCGCGTGCCGATCGAAATCCACAATGTGTGGGAAAAGCCGTTCTGCCGGCTGTTGTATTTCGAACGCAAGCTGGAACACCCGCTGCGCCATCCGCAGCCCCGGGTGCTGATCGTTGCGCCGATGTCGGGTCACTACGCGACGCTGCTGCGCGGCACCGTCGAGGCCTTCCTGCCGACCCACGAGGTCTACATCACCGACTGGACCGACGCCCGGATGGTGCCGGTCGCCGCCGGCCGGTTCGATCTCGACGACTACGTCGACTACGTCATCGAGATGCTGCAGACGCTGGGCGGCAACGTCCACGTCGTCGCGGTGTGCCAGCCCTCGGTTCCGGTGCTGGCCGCGGTGTCGGTGATGGAAGCCAATGACGACCCGTTCGTGCCGGTGTCGATGACGCTGATGGGCGGCCCGATCGACACCCGCCGCAATCCGACCGCTGTGAACAACCTCGCCGCCGAAAAGGGCATCGACTGGTTCCGCAGCCACGTCATCACCAAGGTGCCGTTCCCGCATCCGGGCGTGATGCGCGACGTCTATCCGGGATTCCTGCAGCTCAACGGCTTCATCAGCATGAATCTCGACCGCCACATGGACGCGCACAAGAACCTGTTCAACCATCTGGTCCAGGGCGACGGCGACCTCGCCGACAAGCACCGCGAGTTCTACGACGAATATCTGGCGGTGATGGACCTCACCGCGGAGTTCTACCTGCAGACCGTCGATGTGGTGTTCGTCAAGCACGCGCTGCCGAAGGGCGAGATGACCCATCGCGGCAAGCTGGTCGAGCCGTCGAAGGTCAAGCGCGTCGCGCTGATGACCGTCGAAGGCGAGAACGACGACATCTCCGGCATCGGCCAGACCGAAGCGACGCACACGCTGTGTAGCTCGATTCCGGACGAGCGCCGCGTGCACTACGTGCAGAAGGGCGTCGGTCATTACGGCGTGTTCAACGGCTCGCGGTTCCGGTCCGAAATCGTACCGCGTATTTCCGACTTCATGCTGTCGGCCGCGAACGGCGCACGCGCCAACGCGGCGGAGTAA
- the infC gene encoding translation initiation factor IF-3 — protein sequence MRRPNRAPPPVAKDGPRTNDEIRNHEIQLIDQAGVNQGKVETIVAIKMAMEAGMDLVEISPNVSPPVCKIMDYGKFKYSAQKKAAEARKKQKIVEIKEIKLRPMIDDHDYDVKMKAMQRFFEEGDKVKITLRYRGREMAHQEIGTKLLEKVKADVAEIAKVEQDARFEGRQVVMVLAPR from the coding sequence ATTCGCCGTCCCAACAGAGCCCCGCCCCCCGTTGCCAAGGATGGGCCGCGCACCAACGATGAAATTCGCAATCACGAGATCCAGCTGATCGACCAGGCCGGTGTGAACCAGGGCAAGGTCGAGACCATCGTCGCGATCAAGATGGCGATGGAAGCCGGCATGGACCTCGTCGAGATCTCGCCGAACGTCAGTCCGCCGGTCTGCAAGATCATGGACTACGGCAAGTTCAAGTACTCGGCGCAGAAGAAGGCCGCCGAGGCGCGCAAGAAGCAGAAGATCGTCGAGATCAAGGAGATCAAGCTCCGCCCGATGATCGACGATCACGACTACGACGTGAAGATGAAGGCGATGCAGCGCTTCTTCGAGGAAGGCGACAAGGTGAAGATCACTTTGCGCTATCGCGGACGCGAAATGGCCCACCAGGAAATCGGCACCAAGCTGCTGGAAAAGGTGAAGGCCGACGTCGCCGAAATCGCCAAGGTGGAGCAGGACGCCCGCTTCGAAGGCCGTCAGGTGGTCATGGTGCTGGCGCCGCGCTGA
- the queG gene encoding tRNA epoxyqueuosine(34) reductase QueG → MAGGGAGVANLCGSGLLSAASGAGSDPAESCGKLVTKLRQQAQALGFDALGVCAPDSTPRALERLLEYLDAGRHGEMAWLADRPERRADPRVMWSEVRSVIMLGVNYGPDADPRSVHGAKDRGAISVYAQGDDYHDVIKSRLKQLARGLVATAGGEVKVFVDTAAVMEKPLAQAAGIGWQGKHSNLVSREFGSWLFLGAIFTTLELPRDEPEPDRCGSCRACLDACPTAAFPEPYQLDARRCISYLTIEHKGPIPHEFRRPIGQHIYGCDDCLAACPWNKFAEAGREAKLAAREALRAPSLAELARLDDASFRALFTKSPVKRIGRDRFIRNVLIAIGNSGDARLAAEAERLLGDANPVVRGAAVWALGQLRAYDQFAALRERHVVGEADESVRAEWTDARPSPLVGEGGTDAVRAG, encoded by the coding sequence GTGGCTGGCGGGGGTGCCGGCGTCGCGAACCTATGTGGATCTGGACTTCTGAGCGCCGCCTCGGGAGCCGGTTCAGACCCCGCGGAGTCTTGCGGCAAACTGGTGACAAAGCTGAGGCAGCAGGCGCAGGCGCTCGGCTTCGACGCGCTCGGGGTCTGCGCGCCGGATTCCACCCCCCGCGCCCTCGAACGGCTACTGGAATACCTCGACGCTGGCCGCCACGGCGAGATGGCCTGGCTCGCCGACCGGCCGGAGCGCCGGGCCGACCCGCGGGTGATGTGGAGCGAGGTGCGCTCGGTGATCATGCTCGGGGTCAATTACGGTCCCGATGCCGATCCGCGCTCGGTTCATGGCGCGAAGGATCGCGGCGCGATCTCGGTCTATGCGCAGGGTGACGATTATCACGATGTGATCAAGAGCCGGCTGAAGCAGCTCGCGCGCGGGCTGGTCGCGACCGCGGGCGGCGAGGTGAAAGTCTTCGTCGATACCGCGGCGGTGATGGAGAAGCCGCTGGCGCAGGCGGCGGGCATCGGCTGGCAGGGCAAGCACAGCAATCTGGTGTCGCGCGAATTCGGCTCGTGGCTGTTTCTCGGCGCGATCTTCACCACGCTGGAGCTGCCGCGCGACGAGCCTGAGCCCGATCGCTGCGGCTCGTGCCGCGCCTGCCTCGACGCCTGCCCGACCGCGGCGTTCCCGGAGCCGTACCAGCTCGATGCGCGGCGCTGCATCTCGTATCTGACGATCGAGCACAAGGGACCGATCCCGCACGAATTCCGCCGGCCGATCGGTCAGCACATCTATGGCTGCGACGATTGTCTGGCGGCGTGCCCCTGGAACAAGTTCGCCGAGGCCGGGCGCGAGGCGAAGCTCGCCGCGCGCGAGGCGTTGCGGGCGCCGTCGCTGGCAGAGCTCGCGCGGCTCGACGATGCGTCGTTCCGGGCGCTGTTCACCAAGTCCCCGGTGAAGCGCATCGGGCGCGACCGCTTCATCCGCAACGTGCTGATCGCGATCGGCAATTCGGGCGATGCGCGGCTTGCGGCCGAGGCCGAAAGGCTGCTTGGCGATGCCAATCCGGTGGTGCGCGGCGCAGCGGTGTGGGCGCTCGGGCAGTTACGTGCGTACGATCAGTTCGCGGCGCTGCGCGAGAGGCATGTCGTCGGTGAAGCGGACGAGAGTGTGCGGGCGGAGTGGACGGACGCACGTCCTTCTCCCCTTGTGGGAGAAGGTGGCACGGACGCAGTCCGTGCCGGATGA